TCGATCGCCTCGGCCGCCAGCGTCGCGGTCCGCAGGTTGCGGGAGAAGACATAACCGGTCAGGCCGAAGGGCGTCGCGTTGGCACGCTCGACGACTTCATCGAGATTATCGAAGCGCGCGATCGGGGCGATCGGCGCAAACGGCTCCTCGCGCATGATGGCAGCGTCGTCACCGACGTTCTTCAGCACGGTGGGCTCGAAGAAATAGCCGCGGCTGAGATGCGCGGGCGGTTTCCCGCCGGACAATACGCTCGCGCCATGCTCGACCGCATCTGCAACGAGCCGCTTGGCATGGTCGAGGCCGCGGGCATTGGCCATCGGGCCAAAGTCGACGCCTGGCTGGTCGAAACGGCCGATCGTGAGCTGGCGCGCCACTTCCGCGAACTTCGCCGCGAAAGCGTCATAGGCCCCACCCTGCACATAGAAACGGCTCGGCGAAGCGCAGACCTGGCCGCAGTTGCGGAATTTTGCCCTCGCACAGGCTTCCGCAGCACTGTCAATGTCGGCGTCCTCGAACACCACGACCGGCGCGTGACCGCCGAGCTCCATGGTCGCCTTCTTGACGCCGTCCGCGCACAGATGCAGCAATTGCTTGCCGACCGGCGTCGAGCCGGTGAGCGAAACCTTGCGCACGATCGGCGCGCGGATCAACTGCTCGGCGATGCGCGACGAATTGCCGGTCACCATGTTGACGGCGCCGGCGGGCAGACCCGCCTCATGACAGGCGGCGATGATCGCCGCCGCGGAGGCCGGCGCCTCGCTCGCGGGCTTGAGAATGACCGAGCACCCGGCGGCGAGCGCCG
This genomic interval from Bradyrhizobium sp. NP1 contains the following:
- a CDS encoding NAD-dependent succinate-semialdehyde dehydrogenase; the protein is MYHDRNFGLYIGGEWSWSAGGGKKPVLDPATEDVIGHIPDATPEDIERALASAAAGFKAWRKVPAWERGAKLRRISDLLKARIDQLAVVMSTESGKPLAESRGEWMACAEQFEWYAEEARRIYGQSYEGRDAATRMAVIYQPVGVVAAFSAWNFPALLPARKIAAALAAGCSVILKPASEAPASAAAIIAACHEAGLPAGAVNMVTGNSSRIAEQLIRAPIVRKVSLTGSTPVGKQLLHLCADGVKKATMELGGHAPVVVFEDADIDSAAEACARAKFRNCGQVCASPSRFYVQGGAYDAFAAKFAEVARQLTIGRFDQPGVDFGPMANARGLDHAKRLVADAVEHGASVLSGGKPPAHLSRGYFFEPTVLKNVGDDAAIMREEPFAPIAPIARFDNLDEVVERANATPFGLTGYVFSRNLRTATLAAEAIEVGMVGVNEVIIASAEAPFGGVKESGMGREGGSLGIRDYLEPKFIKTRLI